A single Acidaminococcus sp. DNA region contains:
- a CDS encoding AzlC family ABC transporter permease has protein sequence MNNNQAAKQSSKAVAAMKPAFVKTIPITTGFMFLAIAYGFYMQRMGFSFWYPTLMAMTIFGGSLEFVTVQMLLSPFAPIQSFLMALMIQARHLFYGIAMLDRYKNTGWKKFFLIFYMCDETFSLIYTTPVPEGIDKNWYMLWISFFDYASWVLGAALGGIFGSLLSFETKGIDFAMTSMFVVIFLEQFLNDTQHLTAYIGFAAASVCLMVFGPNSFIIPTMIGILVLVTVFRKKIEEAGGITR, from the coding sequence ATGAACAACAATCAAGCAGCTAAGCAAAGTTCAAAGGCTGTCGCGGCCATGAAACCCGCCTTTGTAAAAACAATTCCAATAACGACCGGATTTATGTTTCTTGCCATTGCATATGGCTTTTATATGCAGCGCATGGGATTTTCCTTTTGGTACCCCACATTGATGGCTATGACCATTTTCGGAGGTTCCCTTGAATTCGTTACCGTTCAGATGCTGCTTTCACCTTTTGCACCGATTCAGTCTTTTTTGATGGCGCTGATGATTCAGGCACGGCACTTATTCTACGGCATTGCTATGCTGGACCGTTATAAAAATACGGGGTGGAAGAAATTCTTTCTCATATTCTACATGTGCGATGAAACATTTTCCCTGATTTACACGACACCCGTCCCGGAGGGCATCGATAAAAATTGGTACATGCTGTGGATTTCATTTTTCGATTACGCTTCCTGGGTACTTGGAGCAGCTCTCGGCGGCATATTCGGTTCCCTGCTTTCCTTTGAGACAAAGGGCATCGACTTTGCCATGACCTCCATGTTTGTTGTGATTTTTCTGGAGCAGTTCCTTAATGATACGCAGCACCTTACGGCTTATATCGGGTTTGCCGCTGCTAGCGTCTGCCTGATGGTATTTGGCCCCAATTCCTTTATCATTCCGACCATGATTGGTATTCTCGTCTTGGTAACAGTTTTTAGAAAAAAGATTGAAGAGGCAGGGGGCATAACAAGATGA
- a CDS encoding homocysteine S-methyltransferase family protein → MNFLEAIKTKRLFFDGAMGTMLQAAGLKAGELPETWNLSHPDVVQGIHAAYLKNGADIIKTNTFGCNRLKFSDEKGTPTVTQLVTAAVDNVKKAMTTAGKEGYVALDMGPTGRLLQPYGDLPFEEAVSLYAEQVEAGKKAGADLVLIETMSDSYEAKAAILAAKEHSDLPIVVTFTFDQDGKLLNGASLESAMILAEALGAAATGFNCGLGPKQVAALFGRAKAAVSLPLVVNPNAGLPVERDGETIFPVGPEEYASLMTGLAKEGAAILGGCCGTTPEHIRLMTNIVSDIPLPAPREAAPSAITGYGTPVDFETMPVIIGERINPTGKKRLKEALKAENMDYVCELALEQLDKGAQVLDVNVGVPGVDEPALLEKTVKTLQSITAVPLQIDTSNPQAMERALRVYNGRPLLNSVNGKEESLAEVLPIAKKYGAMLVGLCLDDEGIAESAEKRLAVADKIIERADKIGIPARDILIDPLAMTISTGALNAQIDLAIITALKARNIKTVMGVSNISFGLPHRDGVNSTFFGLSMQAGLSAGIVNPNSAPMMEAWYSFGALRGYDTSCRNYINYFAGQEETKRESASVSVQKAPAAGQKEFSLDEAIVKGLIGPAETAVRKLLEDGKKPLDIINEYMIPALDRVGDAFEKKTLFLPQLLMSADAAKAGFEILKEKLQSRGTTKKGEPVIVATVKGDIHDIGKNIVKVLLENYGFDVIDLGRDVPPETIVETAKKRHVHLIGLSALMTTTVGAMEDTIKLVHRELPDCRVMVGGAVLTDEYAKSIGADCYAPNAVASVHYATKILNPA, encoded by the coding sequence ATGAATTTTCTTGAAGCTATTAAAACGAAACGCTTATTCTTTGACGGTGCTATGGGTACGATGCTGCAGGCGGCAGGGCTTAAGGCCGGAGAACTCCCGGAAACCTGGAACTTGTCCCATCCTGATGTGGTGCAGGGGATTCATGCTGCCTACCTGAAAAATGGTGCCGATATTATTAAAACGAACACCTTCGGCTGCAACCGGCTGAAGTTCTCTGATGAAAAAGGGACCCCGACAGTGACACAGCTCGTCACGGCGGCGGTCGATAACGTTAAAAAAGCGATGACGACAGCCGGGAAAGAGGGCTATGTAGCGCTCGACATGGGCCCGACCGGACGGCTGCTGCAGCCTTACGGCGATTTACCCTTTGAGGAGGCAGTGAGCCTTTATGCAGAACAGGTTGAAGCCGGGAAAAAGGCCGGTGCGGACCTTGTTCTGATTGAAACGATGAGCGACAGCTACGAGGCCAAGGCGGCTATCCTGGCAGCCAAGGAACATTCGGATCTGCCCATAGTTGTAACTTTTACCTTTGACCAGGACGGCAAACTGCTGAACGGGGCATCCCTGGAATCGGCTATGATCCTGGCAGAAGCCCTGGGCGCGGCGGCAACAGGCTTTAACTGTGGCCTCGGCCCGAAACAAGTCGCGGCGCTCTTTGGACGGGCCAAAGCGGCTGTCTCCCTGCCTCTTGTAGTCAATCCCAACGCGGGACTGCCTGTAGAGCGGGACGGAGAGACAATTTTTCCAGTCGGACCCGAGGAGTATGCCTCTCTCATGACGGGGCTCGCCAAAGAGGGAGCAGCAATTTTAGGAGGCTGTTGCGGAACGACGCCGGAACATATCCGCCTGATGACAAATATCGTCAGTGACATTCCGCTGCCGGCACCGCGGGAAGCGGCTCCGAGTGCTATTACCGGATATGGCACGCCGGTCGATTTTGAAACCATGCCGGTCATTATCGGGGAACGCATCAACCCGACAGGGAAAAAGCGCCTCAAAGAAGCTTTGAAGGCAGAAAATATGGATTACGTCTGCGAGCTCGCTCTGGAGCAGCTCGATAAAGGCGCCCAGGTACTGGATGTCAATGTCGGCGTGCCGGGCGTTGATGAACCGGCGCTTCTCGAAAAAACGGTGAAGACCCTGCAGTCCATTACGGCTGTGCCCCTGCAGATCGATACATCCAACCCGCAGGCTATGGAGCGGGCCCTGCGCGTCTATAACGGCCGTCCGCTGCTCAATTCGGTAAACGGTAAGGAAGAATCGCTTGCTGAGGTACTGCCTATTGCCAAAAAGTATGGCGCTATGCTCGTAGGCTTGTGCCTGGACGACGAGGGTATTGCGGAGAGCGCGGAAAAGCGGCTTGCCGTGGCTGATAAAATTATTGAGCGTGCGGATAAAATCGGTATTCCTGCCCGCGACATCCTCATTGACCCTCTTGCCATGACTATTAGTACGGGTGCTCTGAACGCACAGATTGACCTTGCTATCATTACGGCCCTCAAGGCCAGAAATATCAAAACCGTCATGGGCGTTTCCAATATTTCCTTCGGTCTGCCGCACCGTGACGGCGTCAACAGCACGTTCTTCGGCCTTTCTATGCAGGCAGGACTCAGCGCGGGCATCGTCAACCCGAACAGTGCCCCTATGATGGAAGCATGGTATTCCTTTGGAGCCCTGAGAGGATATGATACGAGCTGCCGAAACTATATCAACTACTTTGCCGGACAGGAAGAAACCAAACGGGAATCGGCGTCTGTATCGGTGCAGAAGGCGCCGGCTGCTGGACAGAAAGAGTTTTCTCTTGACGAAGCTATTGTCAAGGGCCTGATTGGTCCGGCAGAAACGGCGGTGCGTAAACTTTTGGAAGACGGCAAAAAGCCGCTCGATATAATCAACGAATATATGATCCCGGCGCTCGACCGGGTAGGGGATGCCTTTGAAAAGAAAACACTTTTCCTACCGCAGCTTCTGATGAGTGCCGACGCGGCCAAGGCCGGTTTTGAAATTCTGAAAGAAAAACTGCAGAGCCGCGGCACGACGAAAAAGGGCGAACCGGTCATTGTTGCTACCGTCAAAGGCGATATTCACGATATCGGCAAGAATATTGTGAAGGTGCTCCTCGAAAATTACGGCTTTGACGTGATTGATCTGGGCCGTGACGTCCCGCCCGAAACGATTGTCGAAACGGCTAAAAAGCGCCATGTTCATTTGATCGGACTCAGTGCCCTCATGACGACAACTGTCGGTGCCATGGAAGATACCATTAAATTGGTACACCGGGAGCTGCCTGACTGCCGTGTTATGGTCGGCGGGGCGGTGCTGACGGATGAGTACGCCAAGAGCATCGGAGCCGATTGTTACGCACCGAATGCGGTAGCGTCCGTACACTATGCGACCAAGATTTTGAATCCCGCCTAA
- a CDS encoding cysteine synthase family protein, with product MKKLLQNIYEAIGETPMLNLSRIVKHYGVNGQIYAKLEFLNPGYSKKDRPALQMIEEAEASGELKPGQPVIELTSGNTGTGLAIVCQAKGHPFIAVMSEGNSTERARMMRALGAEVVLVPQSGTAAKGMVSGKDLELVEQRTQELIKERGAFRADQFKLDSSYRAHLLHTGEEMWQQSDGNIDVFLDMAGSGGTFEGCAEALKAHNPAIRCYIVEPENAAVYAGHPIKNGGRHKVQGCGYAMDLPKIKKENVDGTVQVSDQESIQMARDLARLEGCFVGVSSGANVAAAVKLLRGTEQGKTIVLTLNDSGLKYLSTDLFPR from the coding sequence ATGAAAAAATTATTACAGAACATCTATGAAGCTATCGGTGAAACTCCTATGCTCAATTTAAGCCGCATTGTAAAGCATTATGGCGTCAATGGTCAAATTTATGCGAAACTCGAATTCTTAAATCCAGGTTACAGTAAGAAAGACCGTCCTGCCCTGCAAATGATAGAAGAAGCTGAAGCAAGCGGGGAACTAAAACCGGGACAGCCTGTCATTGAATTGACCAGCGGCAATACAGGAACAGGTCTTGCTATCGTATGTCAAGCCAAAGGTCATCCTTTTATTGCTGTCATGTCTGAAGGCAATTCCACAGAAAGAGCTCGCATGATGAGAGCTCTAGGCGCTGAAGTCGTGCTGGTTCCCCAATCCGGTACCGCTGCGAAAGGAATGGTATCGGGAAAAGATCTGGAGCTTGTCGAACAACGCACACAGGAATTAATCAAAGAACGCGGTGCTTTTCGTGCCGATCAATTTAAGTTAGATTCTTCCTATCGTGCGCATCTGCTGCATACAGGCGAAGAAATGTGGCAGCAAAGTGATGGAAATATTGATGTATTTCTGGATATGGCAGGCAGCGGCGGAACATTCGAAGGCTGTGCCGAAGCGCTGAAAGCGCATAACCCTGCTATCCGCTGCTATATCGTAGAACCGGAAAATGCTGCCGTCTATGCCGGTCATCCCATCAAGAATGGCGGCCGCCACAAGGTGCAAGGATGCGGCTATGCCATGGATCTGCCAAAGATTAAAAAGGAAAATGTCGACGGCACGGTACAAGTCAGTGACCAGGAATCCATTCAAATGGCTCGCGACCTGGCACGTCTTGAAGGCTGTTTTGTCGGTGTTTCATCAGGTGCTAACGTCGCTGCTGCCGTAAAACTGCTTCGCGGTACCGAACAAGGAAAAACGATTGTCCTGACACTTAATGACAGTGGTCTGAAATACTTGAGCACGGATTTATTCCCACGATAA
- a CDS encoding iron-containing alcohol dehydrogenase: MYYFDFYMPAKVLFGAGKLQSLHTEALPGKKALIATTNGTSTKKYGYLTALEKELDLAGVSYELFDQVRPNPTSDNVMDGAALAKKTGCDFVIALGGGSVMDCSKCIALMMTNDGDIWDYSLSAEGGKKNPAHKAAPIVAITTSAGTGSEVDMAAVITNEKKQEKTGIFFTSMFPTLSVVDSNLMMSVPPKFTAYQGMDAFYHAAESVINKNEHPMGEMFALKAIELIAKYLPTAYKDGSNKEARSYVALANTLAGYYMLCTSQHTMEHVMGGYHDNLVHGAGLIMISHAYFDFFAERKAAEEPMIKMAKAMGVENPTSGKDFIRALDNLIASVGCADLKMSDAGITKEELKKYPKRVHEVLGGDITADPLPLSDADYLAIYEESYR, encoded by the coding sequence ATGTACTATTTTGATTTTTATATGCCTGCTAAAGTTCTGTTCGGTGCCGGGAAACTGCAGTCTCTTCATACGGAAGCTCTGCCTGGGAAGAAAGCTCTCATTGCCACAACGAATGGGACTTCCACTAAAAAATATGGTTATCTGACAGCGCTGGAAAAGGAACTGGATCTGGCCGGTGTTTCTTATGAACTGTTCGACCAGGTTCGCCCGAACCCGACGAGTGACAACGTCATGGACGGTGCGGCTCTGGCAAAGAAGACGGGCTGCGATTTTGTGATTGCCCTGGGCGGCGGTTCCGTTATGGACTGCTCCAAGTGCATTGCCCTCATGATGACCAACGACGGTGATATTTGGGATTACAGCCTTTCTGCCGAAGGCGGCAAGAAAAATCCGGCTCACAAGGCAGCTCCGATTGTAGCTATTACGACTTCTGCCGGAACGGGTTCCGAAGTTGATATGGCTGCTGTCATCACCAACGAAAAAAAGCAGGAAAAGACGGGCATCTTCTTTACTTCCATGTTCCCGACTCTTTCTGTCGTTGATTCGAACCTTATGATGAGCGTACCGCCTAAATTTACGGCTTATCAGGGAATGGATGCTTTCTATCATGCTGCAGAATCCGTTATCAACAAGAATGAGCATCCTATGGGAGAAATGTTTGCGCTGAAGGCCATTGAACTCATTGCCAAGTATCTGCCAACTGCATATAAAGATGGTTCCAATAAGGAAGCTCGTTCTTATGTAGCGCTTGCTAATACGCTCGCCGGTTACTATATGCTTTGCACGAGCCAGCACACGATGGAACACGTCATGGGCGGTTACCACGACAACCTCGTTCACGGCGCCGGGCTGATTATGATTTCCCACGCTTACTTTGACTTCTTTGCAGAACGTAAGGCAGCAGAAGAGCCTATGATCAAGATGGCTAAGGCCATGGGCGTGGAAAATCCGACTTCCGGCAAAGACTTTATCCGTGCTCTCGACAATCTTATCGCTTCCGTGGGCTGTGCGGACCTCAAGATGAGCGATGCGGGCATTACGAAGGAAGAGCTCAAGAAGTATCCGAAGCGTGTTCATGAAGTGCTGGGCGGAGACATCACGGCAGATCCGCTGCCTCTGAGCGATGCCGATTATCTGGCTATTTATGAAGAATCTTATCGTTGA
- a CDS encoding Vitamin B12 dependent methionine synthase activation subunit: MSTFPIPFDEAEAVRYFGARPEDKEAHGLVNQVFLSVKDELQPRSIHQLWHCDIVQGTAEHPGKVQISNGTAFTGTQLAKHLKGCSQLILLGATLGSRFDLALRRLSLRSIAEGAAAQAVGTALIETYIDEQEKIWKQELPSYYTYRTRFSPGYGDWPLEDQRKIFRVLDCAKRIGLTLTEGGLMAPLKSVTAIIGVDTSGACSEEPEKRGCASCAKTDCAFRRS, translated from the coding sequence ATGAGTACGTTTCCCATTCCTTTTGATGAGGCGGAAGCAGTACGCTATTTCGGTGCCCGTCCGGAAGACAAAGAGGCTCACGGCTTGGTGAACCAGGTGTTCTTATCCGTAAAGGACGAACTGCAGCCGCGCAGCATTCATCAGCTATGGCACTGTGATATCGTGCAGGGTACAGCAGAGCATCCCGGCAAAGTACAGATCAGTAACGGTACGGCCTTTACGGGAACGCAGCTTGCCAAGCATCTGAAAGGCTGTTCACAGCTCATTCTGCTTGGGGCGACGCTGGGCAGCCGGTTTGACCTGGCCCTGCGGCGGCTCAGTCTGCGCAGTATTGCCGAAGGCGCCGCTGCTCAGGCAGTAGGCACGGCGCTGATTGAAACGTATATTGATGAGCAGGAAAAAATATGGAAACAGGAACTGCCTTCTTATTACACATACCGGACGCGGTTTTCTCCGGGATACGGTGACTGGCCGCTGGAAGACCAACGAAAAATTTTTCGGGTGCTCGACTGCGCCAAACGAATCGGTTTGACGCTCACGGAGGGCGGCCTCATGGCGCCTCTCAAATCGGTTACAGCGATTATCGGAGTCGACACATCCGGAGCCTGCTCGGAGGAACCTGAGAAAAGGGGCTGTGCAAGTTGTGCTAAGACGGATTGTGCTTTTCGCCGGTCCTGA
- a CDS encoding DUF2271 domain-containing protein: MKIREKNIILIGLLALTLIGGCSNEKQPAQAQNAATQQTETSQKTEKAQKTDQQPGTLTLTYTYKPKSGAWSNQMAVWIENAEGKVVRTLMATRFTAQGGYQIREMSIPTWVKKSNLAQMDSKDVDALTSATPQGGTHTLIWDGKDAKGQPVPDGSYKVVMEATLYKYSDELFTGSFTKGSQDQNVTMEATLTQEPEHKENRDMISDVSAVYKGTAK, encoded by the coding sequence ATGAAAATAAGAGAAAAAAATATCATTCTTATCGGGCTTCTGGCTCTGACTCTTATCGGCGGCTGCAGCAATGAAAAGCAGCCCGCACAGGCGCAAAATGCTGCGACTCAGCAAACTGAGACGTCTCAAAAGACGGAAAAAGCGCAGAAAACAGATCAGCAGCCCGGTACGCTGACACTGACGTATACGTACAAACCAAAGTCCGGTGCATGGTCCAATCAGATGGCTGTCTGGATTGAGAACGCGGAGGGTAAAGTCGTGCGGACCCTCATGGCGACGCGCTTTACTGCCCAAGGCGGTTACCAAATCCGGGAAATGTCGATTCCGACATGGGTCAAAAAATCGAATCTTGCCCAAATGGACAGCAAGGATGTAGACGCTTTGACGAGCGCTACGCCTCAGGGTGGAACTCATACTCTTATCTGGGACGGCAAAGATGCCAAAGGGCAGCCGGTTCCGGACGGCTCCTATAAGGTTGTCATGGAAGCAACGCTCTATAAGTACAGCGATGAGCTCTTTACAGGAAGCTTCACCAAAGGTAGTCAGGATCAGAACGTGACCATGGAGGCTACGCTGACGCAGGAACCGGAACATAAAGAAAACCGCGACATGATATCGGATGTCAGTGCGGTCTATAAAGGTACAGCGAAGTGA
- a CDS encoding methylenetetrahydrofolate reductase → MKISELLNSPKVTVSCELFPPKKGTELQHAFEIVDTIAKNGVDYMSVTYGAGGTAVGKSVSIAAEIERTGVPALAHLTCVGARKADIESVLDQLKANHIQNILALRGDRPEGMDKMPDSDFTHASDLVREIKSYGDFCVGGTTYPEGHPEARTLDEDLEHTKIKVEAGCDFLVTQMFFDNDMFYNFMYRLMAKGITVPVVAGIMPITNPKQVEKIFLLSGTPIPSKLRAMVERFSDHPEALKQAGMAYAIGQIMDLIANGFNHIHIYTMNKPEVIGGIRSALSEVIKL, encoded by the coding sequence ATGAAAATCAGTGAATTGCTTAACAGTCCGAAAGTAACAGTGTCCTGTGAATTGTTCCCGCCTAAAAAGGGAACAGAGCTGCAGCATGCATTCGAAATTGTGGATACCATTGCCAAAAATGGTGTCGACTATATGAGTGTAACCTACGGAGCCGGCGGAACGGCCGTGGGAAAGAGTGTATCCATCGCCGCTGAAATTGAGCGTACAGGCGTTCCGGCATTGGCACACCTCACGTGCGTAGGTGCCAGAAAGGCGGATATTGAAAGTGTATTGGATCAGCTGAAGGCCAACCATATCCAGAATATTCTCGCCCTGCGCGGCGACCGGCCGGAGGGAATGGACAAGATGCCGGACAGTGATTTCACTCACGCCAGCGACCTTGTCAGAGAAATTAAAAGCTATGGTGATTTCTGCGTCGGCGGCACGACTTACCCGGAAGGCCATCCGGAAGCCAGAACGCTGGATGAGGACCTGGAACATACGAAAATCAAGGTCGAAGCCGGCTGTGACTTCCTCGTTACGCAGATGTTCTTTGATAACGACATGTTTTATAACTTCATGTACCGTCTGATGGCAAAGGGCATTACGGTACCGGTCGTTGCCGGCATCATGCCGATTACGAATCCCAAACAGGTGGAAAAGATTTTCCTCTTGAGCGGGACTCCGATTCCGTCCAAGCTGCGCGCTATGGTCGAACGTTTCTCGGATCACCCGGAAGCCTTGAAACAGGCAGGTATGGCTTATGCTATTGGGCAGATTATGGACCTTATTGCCAATGGGTTTAACCATATCCATATTTATACGATGAATAAACCGGAAGTCATCGGCGGCATCCGCAGCGCTCTTTCGGAAGTTATTAAACTGTAA
- a CDS encoding XRE family transcriptional regulator — MEVDQIIAENLRNIREQKGLSLGQLAEKTGLSKVMLSKLEKGGGNPTINNIWKIAHALDIPYTALLESTEHSAALIKQDELPVQRSEDGHYRLRCYYAFSVERNFEWFQMELDPGCQYRSAGHGPHTFEYLLVQSGVLQIEIKDKHYLLQAGDAISFRASEPHIYSNRGETVVNAYVTNYYPL; from the coding sequence ATGGAAGTAGACCAGATTATTGCAGAAAATTTACGAAACATTCGGGAACAAAAAGGGCTGAGCCTCGGCCAACTGGCCGAAAAAACCGGATTGAGCAAGGTCATGCTCTCAAAGCTCGAAAAAGGCGGCGGCAATCCGACTATCAACAACATATGGAAAATAGCTCATGCGCTGGATATTCCTTATACAGCGTTACTGGAATCGACAGAGCACTCTGCTGCGTTGATTAAGCAAGATGAACTGCCGGTACAGCGCAGTGAAGATGGTCACTATCGCCTTCGCTGTTATTATGCTTTTTCGGTAGAACGGAATTTTGAATGGTTTCAAATGGAGTTGGATCCGGGGTGCCAATATAGATCTGCCGGTCATGGTCCGCATACGTTTGAATACCTGCTTGTACAAAGCGGTGTTTTGCAAATTGAAATCAAAGATAAGCACTATCTCCTGCAGGCGGGAGATGCTATCAGTTTCCGGGCGTCAGAGCCCCATATATACAGCAATCGTGGGGAGACTGTTGTCAATGCCTACGTAACTAACTATTACCCTCTGTAA
- a CDS encoding branched-chain amino acid transporter permease, which translates to MTLTEQIITIGVCAAATMLTRFLPFLIFSSKRPTPVYIQYLGKALPSAIFAMLVVYCLRNVQFLSGSQGIPELVGIVVTVAIHLWKRNMLLSIFAGTIVYMLIVR; encoded by the coding sequence ATGACATTAACTGAGCAAATCATTACAATCGGCGTCTGCGCAGCCGCTACGATGCTCACGCGCTTTCTGCCGTTTCTTATTTTTTCTTCCAAAAGACCGACACCGGTTTATATCCAATACCTTGGCAAGGCGCTGCCGTCCGCTATCTTTGCGATGCTGGTCGTATACTGTCTGAGAAATGTGCAGTTTCTTTCCGGAAGTCAAGGCATTCCGGAACTCGTTGGTATCGTCGTGACCGTAGCCATTCACCTATGGAAAAGGAATATGCTCCTTTCCATCTTTGCCGGCACAATTGTATATATGTTAATCGTAAGATAA
- a CDS encoding sugar O-acetyltransferase, with the protein MMTEVEKLDAGLPYDMTDPGVNGRKLHAVKMADALEAVPVTDHEKRIQAIRNLFGSVGENPEVLPGFRCDNGSNIHVGDDFLANYNVTILDIAPVYIGSHVLIGPNTLISTVNHPLTPAGRRKHLGIAKPVHIGDDVWIGGNVTIVPGVTIGNNVIIAAGAVVTKDVPDNVLIGGVPAKVLRELENDL; encoded by the coding sequence ATGATGACAGAAGTTGAAAAATTGGATGCGGGGCTTCCCTATGATATGACGGACCCCGGCGTAAACGGCCGCAAGCTTCATGCCGTGAAGATGGCCGATGCCCTCGAAGCTGTCCCCGTGACAGACCACGAAAAAAGAATTCAGGCCATCAGGAATCTCTTCGGCAGTGTCGGTGAAAATCCGGAAGTTCTGCCCGGATTTCGCTGCGACAACGGCAGCAACATTCATGTCGGCGACGATTTTCTCGCAAATTACAACGTAACGATTCTTGATATTGCACCGGTTTATATCGGGAGCCATGTGCTTATCGGGCCGAACACCCTTATCAGCACGGTCAACCATCCTCTGACACCTGCCGGCCGCAGGAAGCATCTCGGCATTGCTAAACCAGTGCATATCGGTGACGATGTGTGGATTGGCGGCAACGTGACCATTGTGCCCGGTGTGACGATTGGCAACAACGTCATTATTGCAGCTGGTGCCGTTGTGACAAAGGATGTGCCTGATAATGTGCTGATTGGCGGCGTGCCGGCAAAAGTGCTCCGCGAGCTCGAAAATGATTTATAA
- a CDS encoding MATE family efflux transporter, with protein MAHTTTKDMTTGSIPRLLLEFALPLMVGNIFQMLYNTVDSIVVGNFVGTEALAAVSATTMVTNMSVFFFNGFSIGATVIIGKYFGARDCKTLHRAVETTMAATFILCLLFTVFFLTANDFMLEFMKTPADVFDEASLYLRIYFAGVTGLLIYNMGSGVLRAVGDTKRPLYFLMLTSVLNIILDLVFVLVFHMGIAGVAYATIIAQFISAAATMAVLIRTNDIYQFRFKDLCLDHFLLKEIFRVGLPTAIQSVITSFSNIFVQSYINFFGATIMAGWGCYNKIDQFVMLPVQSMAMASTTFVAQNVGARQDKRANDGTVSSIVLSLGIVFVIITTLVIFADTALRLFTGDEAVIVAGVDFIHVNLFFMLFNCVNQVLAGALRGRGDSVAPMLIMLFSFVLVRQIYLYIMSNYISNTPLTVGFGYPVGWMTCCVIEVSYFYLFWKHRPR; from the coding sequence ATGGCTCACACAACAACAAAAGATATGACCACGGGCAGTATTCCGCGGCTTCTCCTTGAATTTGCCCTGCCCCTTATGGTCGGCAACATCTTTCAGATGCTCTACAATACGGTAGATTCCATTGTGGTAGGGAACTTTGTAGGAACCGAAGCCTTAGCCGCCGTCAGTGCCACGACGATGGTCACCAATATGTCAGTCTTCTTTTTTAACGGTTTTTCCATCGGTGCCACGGTCATCATCGGAAAATATTTTGGTGCCAGAGATTGCAAGACACTCCATCGGGCTGTGGAAACTACGATGGCTGCGACTTTTATTCTCTGTCTGCTCTTTACGGTCTTTTTCCTCACGGCCAATGACTTCATGCTCGAGTTCATGAAGACGCCGGCCGATGTATTTGACGAAGCATCCCTTTATCTCCGAATTTACTTTGCCGGCGTAACCGGTCTTCTCATCTATAACATGGGCAGCGGTGTTCTGCGGGCCGTAGGCGATACGAAACGGCCTCTGTATTTTCTGATGCTCACGAGCGTTCTGAACATCATTCTGGACCTGGTCTTTGTCCTGGTGTTCCATATGGGAATTGCCGGCGTGGCCTACGCGACTATCATCGCCCAGTTTATCTCTGCAGCGGCAACCATGGCAGTGCTCATCCGCACAAACGACATCTATCAATTCAGGTTCAAGGATCTGTGCCTTGACCATTTTTTGCTGAAAGAGATATTCCGCGTGGGGCTCCCTACCGCCATTCAGAGCGTCATCACGTCATTCTCTAATATTTTTGTTCAGTCCTATATTAATTTCTTTGGAGCGACCATCATGGCCGGCTGGGGCTGCTACAATAAGATTGACCAGTTTGTCATGCTTCCGGTCCAGTCCATGGCTATGGCTTCCACCACCTTTGTCGCCCAGAACGTGGGAGCAAGACAGGATAAGCGGGCCAATGACGGAACCGTATCGTCCATCGTCCTGAGCCTTGGTATCGTGTTTGTCATTATTACGACGCTCGTCATTTTTGCCGACACGGCCCTGCGCTTATTTACCGGCGATGAAGCCGTTATCGTAGCCGGTGTCGATTTCATCCACGTCAACCTGTTCTTCATGCTGTTTAACTGCGTAAACCAGGTTCTTGCGGGTGCGCTCCGCGGCCGCGGCGATTCCGTAGCGCCCATGCTGATCATGCTCTTTTCCTTCGTGCTGGTCCGCCAGATTTACCTCTATATCATGAGCAACTATATCAGCAACACGCCGCTCACCGTAGGCTTCGGTTATCCCGTAGGCTGGATGACCTGCTGCGTGATAGAAGTTTCCTACTTCTACCTCTTCTGGAAGCACAGACCGAGATGA